The following are encoded together in the Corticium candelabrum chromosome 1, ooCorCand1.1, whole genome shotgun sequence genome:
- the LOC134177191 gene encoding neo-calmodulin-like: MTDVRAETVTSEQEQGIDDTDEMSMTEASMRQVFMLFDKDESGTISTDELKSVFKSLGQNPNMAELQAMISEVDSDGNGEIDFHEFSAMMAKYMKSSDDDYIEQVKEAFKIMDMDQNGFIEPQELKEVMTRFGQRLSDVDVEDMIREADMDGDGRVNFDEFEVLMMNSKEQLAL; this comes from the exons ATGACCGACGTCAGAGCAGAGACGGTCACAAGTGAGCAAGAGCAGGGCATTGACGACACAGACGAGATGTCGATGACCGAGGCGAGCATGCGACAAGTGTTCATGCTCTTCGACAAGGACGAGAGCGGAACGATATCGACCGACGAGCTGAAATCCGTCTTCAAGTCACTCGGTCAGAACCCGAATATGGCAGAACTACAGGCAATGATATCAGAGGTCGATTCCGACG GAAACGGTGAAATCGACTTTCACGAATTCAGTGCCATGATGGCGAAATACATGAAGAGCAGTGACGACGACTACATTGAGCAGGTAAAGGAAGCATTCAAAATCATGGACATGGACCAGAACGGATTCATTGAGCCTCAGGAACTCAAAGAGGTGATGACCCGCTTCGGCCAGCGCCTGTCGGACGTCGACGTCGAAGACATGATCCGAGAGGCGGACATGGACGGAGACGGACGAGTCAATTTCGATGAATTCGAAGTTTTGATGATGAACAGCAAAGAGCAGTTGGCACTCTAA
- the LOC134187669 gene encoding protein 4.1-like: MAFLCRVDLLDKSYLSVEIQKSAKGCALLDHVFDVLNLRETEYFGLQFVDSKKQLTFLDGEKTMKKQLKDVHCSFWFVVKLYPESPSSIIEDITRYLVCLQVRKDLLDGRLPCAVDAAVLFGSLYAQAELGDYDLDKHKADYLETIEFFKICSERMLKRVSELHQTHTGLTPAEADYKFLDRACCLELYGAHFLSVTVLFHSIDQRERIVRLAVSWAGLSVYDGKSPDHIRRLGLPWRRVSHIAFDRKKLKVCDIEENEWEFFCESRRECKRFWKICAEHHTFFRRTEARTPKSPILSAFKMSSRFRYSGRTQREVRQESLQNGHPPEYVRSRSLSPSHVLSDRRTRPETGSMSTNSTSTSGTFI; the protein is encoded by the exons ATGGCGTTTCTCTGCCGCGTCGACCTTCTCGACAAGTCGTATCTGTCCGTAGAGATACAG AAGAGCGCTAAAGGTTGTGCGCTGCTTGATCACGTGTTCGATGTTCTGAATCTCAGGGAGACAGAGTACTTTGGGCTGCAGTTTGTGGATTCGAAGAAGCAATTG ACGTTCTTAGATGGAGAGAAAACTATGAAAAAGCAGTTGAAAG ATGTTCATTGCTCATTCTGGTTTGTGGTCAAGTTGTATCCAGAGAGTCCCAGCAGCATCATAGAAGACATCACGAG gtatcttgtctgtctgcaagtCAGGAAAGATTTACTGGACGGGCG GTTGCCATGTGCTGTTGATGCAGCTGTGCTGTTTGGATCTCTCTACGCACAAG ctgaGCTTGGCGATTATGATTTGGACAAGCACAAGGCAGACTACCTGGAGACTATTGAATTTTTCAAGATTTGT AGTGAGCGGATGCTGAAGAGAGTGTCAGAACTTCATCAGACTCACAC CGGTCTCACGCCTGCCGAAGCTGATTACAAGTTTCTCGATCGAGCATGTTGTCTAGAACTATACGGTGCTCATTTCCTATCTGTAACAGTGCTGTTTCATTCCATT GATCAGAGAGAGAGAATCGTTCGTCTTGCGGTGTCGTGggccggtctgtctgtctatgatGGAAAATCTCCGGATCATATCAGACGTCTTGGATTGCCCTG GAGACGCGTATCACATATTGCTTTTGATAGAAAGAAGCTGAAAGTCTGTGATATCGAAGAG AATGAGTGGGAGTTTTTCTGCGAGAGTCGTCGAGAATGCAAGCGATTTTGGAAGATCTGTGCAGAGCATCACACCTTCTTTAG ACGGACGGAAGCTCGGACACCGAAGTCGCCAATATTGAGTGCTTTCAAGATGTCGTCTCGGTTTAGATACAG CGGTCGTACTCAGCGTGAGGTAAGACAAGAAAGCCTACAGAACGGTCACCCGCCAGAGTATGTCAG ATCTAGGAGTCTTAGTCCTAGTCACGTGCTttcagacagacggacaagaCCCGAAACGGGCAGTATGAGTACGAATAGCACTAGCACAA GTGGTACATTCATATAG
- the LOC134191881 gene encoding uncharacterized protein LOC134191881, whose translation MTTCNCGASLDSSGYHLLTCKTGGGPVWSHESLASVWSDCLRELHIHHRREPRHRYANSNDRPDIVAFDSDSGCNVDLDIALAHPWSSDIFPRSSETDGAAAERREERKKSKYEKDCLPGGTAVSLIPLVMEHFGRWGVMGRNFLQKLAKKSCDEIGRPNAAEFLDFWRKRFSLQLQKCNAKVILRKMASLSSDTSSAKYSTQFFSH comes from the coding sequence atgacaacatgcaactgtgGTGCCTCCCTGGACAGCagtgggtaccatctgctaaCATGCAAAACCGGTGGAGGGCCAGTTTGGTCGCACGAATCGCTTGCATCAGTCTGGTCTGATTGCCTGCGGGAGCTGCACATCCATCATCGAAGGGAACCGAGGCATCGGTATGCCAATTCCAATGACCGGCCAGACATTGTAGCCTTCGACTCAGACTCTGGGTGCAATGTGGATCTGGACATAGCtctagcacacccatggagctcgGACATCTTCCCTAGATCTTCGGAAACAGATGGCGCCGCTgctgagagaagagaggagagaaaaaagtcaaaatacGAGAAGGATTGTCTACCAGGTGGAACTGCTGTCAGTCTCATTCCTCTGgttatggagcattttggacgcTGGGGTGTCATGGGAAGAAACTTCCTGcagaaactagcaaagaaatcatgtgacgaaattggtagaccaaacgctgcagagttccttgacttttggcgaaaaagattctcccttcagctgcaaaaatgcaatgccaaagtcatactgaggaagatggcaagcttgtcaagtgacacaagtagcgctaagtactcaacccagttctttagccactag
- the LOC134182670 gene encoding GDP-L-fucose synthase-like isoform X1, which produces MALPLPKRARVEGDRKVCMVTGGTGMVGKAIEHEIKAQRPEGEKWIFLSRKDADLRDMGATRAVFEKYRPTHVLHLAAMVGGLFKNLKYKADFLRENMLINDCVLHCCYEFQVQKCVSCLSTCIFPDKTTYPIDETMIHDGPPHESNFGYAYAKRLIDIQNRAYHEQYGCCFTSVIPTNVFGLYDNFELEDSHVIPGLIHKCYNAKRDDTPLTVWGSGRPLRQFIFAEDLAKLMVWALREYDEISPLILSVDEDQEVSIREVAEMVAKGIEFKGKLEFDSSKSDGQFKKTASNAKLRKFLPKFQFSNLEKAIEETVDWFILNYDELRR; this is translated from the exons ATGGCTTTGCCATTGCCAAAACGGGCACGAGTTGAAGGCGATAGGAAGGTGTGCATGGTGACTGGAGGAACGGGAATGGTCGGGAAGGCGATCGAGCATGAAATCAAGGCGCAGCGGCCGGAGGGCGAGAAATGGATTTTCCTGTCGAGGAAGGACGCTGATCTGCG tGACATGGGGGCCACAAGAGCTGTGTTTGAGAAATACCGTCCGACGCACGTTCTCCACCTTGCTGCCATGGTTGGTGGCCTATTCAAGAACTTGAAATACAAGGCAGACTTCCTG AGGGAGAATATGCTGATCAACGACTGTGTTCTCCATTGTTGCTATGAGTTCCAG GTGCAAAAATGTGTGTCATGTCTATCTACGTGCATTTTTCCTGACAAGACTACATATCCTATAGATGAGACAATG ATTCACGATGGTCCACCACATGAATCAAACTTTGGCTATGCTTACGCAAAAAGACTAATTGACATCCAAAACAG AGCATATCATGAGCAATATGGCTGCTGTTTTACCAGCGTTATTCCAACAAACGTATTTGGTTTATACGACAATTTTGAGTTGGAGGATAGCCATGTCATTCCTGGACTCATACACAAATGCTATAATGCAAAAC GAGACGATACACCGCTGACTGTGTGGGGTAGTGGTCGACCACTGAGGCAATTTATTTTTGCAGAG GACCTTGCTAAATTGATGGTGTGGGCGCTGAGAGAATATGACGAAATCAGTCCACTTATTTTGTCAG TCGATGAAGACCAAGAAGTATCAATACGAGAAGTAGCTGAGATGGTAGCAAAAGGGATAGAGTTTAAAGGAAAACTGGAG TTTGATTCAAGCAAGTCAGACGGTCAGTTCAAGAAAACAGCAAGCAATGCCAAGTTGCGAAAATTTCTGCCAAAATTTCAGTTCAGTAACTTGGAAAAAG CTATCGAAGAGACTGTCGACTGGTTCATACTGAACTATGACGAGCTAAGAAGATGA
- the LOC134182670 gene encoding GDP-L-fucose synthase-like isoform X2 yields the protein MGECDLTIVCVAQTPHMMKTDKRDLVASPAKGTSDSSAVTMNSRRENMLINDCVLHCCYEFQVQKCVSCLSTCIFPDKTTYPIDETMIHDGPPHESNFGYAYAKRLIDIQNRAYHEQYGCCFTSVIPTNVFGLYDNFELEDSHVIPGLIHKCYNAKRDDTPLTVWGSGRPLRQFIFAEDLAKLMVWALREYDEISPLILSVDEDQEVSIREVAEMVAKGIEFKGKLEFDSSKSDGQFKKTASNAKLRKFLPKFQFSNLEKAIEETVDWFILNYDELRR from the exons ATGGGAGAATGTGATCTAACAATCGTTTGCGTGGCCCAGACACCGCACATGATGAAAACGGACAAGAGAGATCTTGTGGCATCTCCTGCAAAAGGAACGTCAGACTCCAGTGCAGTCACCATGAACAGCCgg AGGGAGAATATGCTGATCAACGACTGTGTTCTCCATTGTTGCTATGAGTTCCAG GTGCAAAAATGTGTGTCATGTCTATCTACGTGCATTTTTCCTGACAAGACTACATATCCTATAGATGAGACAATG ATTCACGATGGTCCACCACATGAATCAAACTTTGGCTATGCTTACGCAAAAAGACTAATTGACATCCAAAACAG AGCATATCATGAGCAATATGGCTGCTGTTTTACCAGCGTTATTCCAACAAACGTATTTGGTTTATACGACAATTTTGAGTTGGAGGATAGCCATGTCATTCCTGGACTCATACACAAATGCTATAATGCAAAAC GAGACGATACACCGCTGACTGTGTGGGGTAGTGGTCGACCACTGAGGCAATTTATTTTTGCAGAG GACCTTGCTAAATTGATGGTGTGGGCGCTGAGAGAATATGACGAAATCAGTCCACTTATTTTGTCAG TCGATGAAGACCAAGAAGTATCAATACGAGAAGTAGCTGAGATGGTAGCAAAAGGGATAGAGTTTAAAGGAAAACTGGAG TTTGATTCAAGCAAGTCAGACGGTCAGTTCAAGAAAACAGCAAGCAATGCCAAGTTGCGAAAATTTCTGCCAAAATTTCAGTTCAGTAACTTGGAAAAAG CTATCGAAGAGACTGTCGACTGGTTCATACTGAACTATGACGAGCTAAGAAGATGA
- the LOC134188640 gene encoding uncharacterized protein LOC134188640 — protein sequence MSDFTLEVITTEQQEEDDFDESEESINDATMQQLFMLFDTDNSGTISTDELKSVLKSLGQNPNRAELQAMMEEVDCDGNGEIDFEEFSGLLSKCMQMSDDEYKERVAEAFRIMDMDQNGFIEPQELKQVMERFGQRLSDADVARIMDEVDTNGDDRVSFTEFQELMMQNRTQLGF from the exons ATGAGTGACTTCACCCTGGAGGTAATTACAACCGAGCAACAAGAAGAAGACGACTTTGACGAATCCGAAGAGTCGATAAACGATGCGACTATGCAGCAGCTGTTTATGCTCTTTGATACGGACAACAGCGGCACTATTTCGACTGACGAGCTGAAATCCGTTCTCAAGTCTCTCGGTCAGAACCCGAATAGGGCAGAACTGCAAGCCATGATGGAGGAGGTCGACTGCGATG GAAACGGTGAGATCGACTTCGAAGAGTTCAGCGGCCTGCTGTCGAAATGCATGCAGATGAGCGACGACGAATACAAAGAGAGAGTGGCGGAAGCCTTCAGGATCATGGACATGGACCAGAACGGATTCATCGAGCCTCAAGAATTGAAACAAGTGATGGAACGGTTCGGGCAGCGTCTGTCCGACGCCGACGTCGCACGAATAATGGACGAGGTCGACACGAATGGCGACGACAGAGTGAGCTTCACAGAGTTTCAAGAACTGATGATGCAGAACAGAACACAGCTGGGATTCTGA